From the Deltaproteobacteria bacterium genome, the window AGGCCCTCCGGCGGGGAGCCGGGGAAGCCGTTTTGAGTGGCACCACGACGATCGGAGACATCACCCGCTCCGGTGAGTCGATCCCGATTCTTCAGAAAATCGGATGCCGGGGCGTACTCTTCCGGGAAGTGATCGACCGATCCGTTCATGAAGCCTCCGCCTGGATCGAAGACCTGAAGGAGAAGATCTCTGCCATGAAAAGTGAGGCCGGAGGAAAAATCACCATCGGCATCTCTCCCCATACCCCCTATACCCTTTCGAAAGAGCGGATGGAGGCGCTGGCCGCCTTCCTGAGAGAAGTTCCCCTTCCTTGTACCATGCACATCGCCGAATCGGAAGCGGAACGGGACTATTTCCTGCACCATACGGGGGAGCTCAAGACCCGCCTCTTTCCCGCCGTCGGTTGGGGGAAAGCGCCGGACCCGGAGGAATTCGGAACCCCTTTGGAACAAGTCCGGAAACGGAGACTGCTCGACCGCCGGCTTGCCGTCATTCACGGAGTCCACCTGACACCGCAGGATATCAAACACCTGCACAGAGCCGGCAGTTCCGTCATCCTCTGTCCCCGAAGCAATGACAATCTCCGGGTCGGGAGAGCGCCGATCCGGAAACTGCTCGAAGCGGAGATCCCGACGGCCCTCGGCACCGACAGCCTTGCCAGCAACAGATCCCTCTCCCTCTGGGACGAAATGCGCTTCCTCCGGAAACGGTTCCCCCATGACGATCTTGTCACGCCGGAAAGACTGATCCGTATGGCGACCCTCGGCGGTGCAGAAGCGCTGGGCCTTTCCAATGAGACCGGTTCCATCGAAGCAGGGAAAGAAGCCGACATCATCGCCGTCAACTGCCGGATGGACGAACCGGGGCGTCTCGTCTCGACCTTGATTGCAGGAACCACCCCAGGGAAGATCCGGATGATCATGGTGGGAGGAGAGATGCTGCTCGAATCCTCGATCTCTTCCTCCTGAGGGAACCCTGGAGGATTGTTGTTCTTGACAAACATTAACGCTACGTCGCCGGCAAAAGGGGAGTTGTCAACAATAAAGATCCCCAAAATGCAGGAGCCGAAACAACATACCCCGCAAAGGAGCGCACGATGACAATCGGCCC encodes:
- a CDS encoding amidohydrolase family protein — translated: MTPAGTKDCILSADWLLPVTAPPISEGGVVIVDGKILAIGKGEELSRRFSPLPYRAFPGCILMPGLINAHTHLDLSLFRDRLTLPADFVSWLLELIPLRLQMDARQSGEALRRGAGEAVLSGTTTIGDITRSGESIPILQKIGCRGVLFREVIDRSVHEASAWIEDLKEKISAMKSEAGGKITIGISPHTPYTLSKERMEALAAFLREVPLPCTMHIAESEAERDYFLHHTGELKTRLFPAVGWGKAPDPEEFGTPLEQVRKRRLLDRRLAVIHGVHLTPQDIKHLHRAGSSVILCPRSNDNLRVGRAPIRKLLEAEIPTALGTDSLASNRSLSLWDEMRFLRKRFPHDDLVTPERLIRMATLGGAEALGLSNETGSIEAGKEADIIAVNCRMDEPGRLVSTLIAGTTPGKIRMIMVGGEMLLESSISSS